caTGTATAGTCAATAACTTTGAAATTATTACTTGCACATTATTAAAGATCTAGGGATTTGGTCATTTtaccttttttctttcaaaaatagAAAGCATTGAATAAGGATGCAATTGTACTAGTAGAAACACAAAAACGGGAAAATAAGTTAGAACTACATTAATGAACCATGTGGTTAGAAATTGATACAGATTATAGTTTAATTATGCTGTTAGATATATGAAACTTAAGATTAATGACCATGTGATTAGGAACTATATATAGTTTCAAAAATATGTTTGCAATGATTAAATTAAGTGTTGTGTTAGTAAACTTAAGAAAAATTAAGCACCAcatcttaatttaattattaaaaggaaaagattgtaaatattttaattcgTCATATCTTGTGAAACAgctgaaagaaaataaaaatacaggGGAATGGGGTATTTAATTAGTGAAAAGAGTTTTAGTGCTTGATTAGGTACATATTGTGATCTATACGTTGTAAAGCTAAAGGAGTCTGTATATGGATCGTATTTGCATTATTTATCTGCACGTTAGTTAAAGTTAATAAAGAACAATGTCATGTTTTAGATTTTTGTACTAcaaatttgaataaaaaaggtttaattgattaaaatacGTTTTgtcttcttgtttctttttattttataatcatCTTGACATTTATTGcgtataatattattaatgacATGTCCGTAGAATAATATGTTGACTGTTAATCTAGTGAGAAGACATAAGTATAGGACACAAATGAACTATCTATTCATTCTAACCATACAAAACATTGAGataagagaaatgattaatttctacttatattataaaagcTAACtcttttttaagtttcaactttcaactaaCATATACATGGTAAaacataatgtaccatacatgAATAATTTATACTACTCGTCGCCATACACCACTACAACCCTTTATCGTCACCACCGCTGCCGCCATTACATAGCCACCACCTCCACTATCGCCGCCGGCCCGCCGTCACTATCACACGCCACTACCAACCATCACTGCCCATCGTATCGAACGGGTATCGTTCTAGTCAATCCCCGTTCTAGTCAATCTAAAAAGATAATCTGGAAAAGATAATTTTCATATCATCAAAGTTTAACATACGTAATCTAATCATTATCTATTTTCATTTACACCTTTTAGTTTTTCATATGACATGATTTTGtgattaaaaaaacttttaagttaatttttctatgggaattaatcattttcctaaaaatAAATGGGTAAAAGTACTTGcagaaaatttatatatcatctaataaaataagaaatattTCCTAGctctaaataaaaaattttaaattgaaatcGTCACAcatattttatatctttatttttatatatattaaagacaactgacctaataacttattaactaatcataaCTCTCGATTCCATCAAATTGATAAATGCGGATGTCATAAatctatttttataatataaaactaattaattagttacataaataaatcaataagtTAGTTTTACTCCTATATCCATACTTATGTAgatagcattgtacccgcgcgatgcggcgacggtttggtggtgacgacgacaGGTGGTAGTGACGGCGGTCGTGGTGGTGACGAACTGCTGTTTGTGgtgggtgtaagtaattgatttaatgtaattgatataaagggttgtggagatattttataagataatgaattgatgatgtaaattaatttattaagggtaaaattgtaattttacatctaacatttttatgagagagaaagtgataattattataatataatatagatatatcctaataatacaaataaaattaaaaaatatctttGTGGTCTACTTAGTTTAACGgcaatatttatatctataaaagTATATCATTATCTtatatgtaattgttacatAACAATTTTATAAGCGccatctttatttatttattttttcttctattcatgacattaaattttgatttcaaGGTAAACTTCAGATATTAATTGATTCCAACAGTATTATGCTCATGTTCAATATATcggttcaatttttttttcttttatcataaTGTGTTTTACATGTTTTAATGCATGTTTTGAAGTGGGTGAAGCACTTAAAAGAGGGTATCATTTTTTTAGAAGGGTAGAGTAGTAACAAGTTATTTACAAATTGACTAGGGGTATTGGTAAATTTACAACCCATgactaacgaaaataaaataattttctttttgtaagATATCAATGAAAATTTAGCCAATTATGTAATTAAATTTAAgatattatttttctaaaattgttCGTATAAAGGAAACTCTGTTACACCATCCGgccttgatatgatttagcattcagTATTAACATTTAAATACCTTAATTCCtttttcaaatacatttttacatttaacgtatTAGTATTTTCTTTCCATATACTActttttatattgataataatattataaaacacaTGTATATGACATGAggctaaaatctagtttatcaTCTAATAGAATATGTTACATCACCATCtgttttatacgagtatataattgtcaaatcatataattaataataataaaaatagaaaaataatatacatctaaattataaatttatatgcctacatatatgattaaaaatatcAGTATAAAATGACGAGGGGAATAAAGGGaaaaaatggtataaaatagttatatacCAAGCCTATAATTGTTGGTGACTACACAGTCGAAGACTATCTGTTGTCATTTTTCACAATTATATTCTAGTTTAATGTACTGTAAGATAAGCGGGGTGTTTGCTTTTTACTATTGAGTAAATACTGTTAACAAAGCATTTTCAATAAGAATGAAAGTTAATCTTTTTTAATTCCCAAACCTATAAGTCTCTAACCCAAATACATCCCATATacgtaataaattaataatcataatctaatctaatatgaATATCTGATGAACTTTATTGTTATTGGGAAGTCATCGGTCGTCCTATTTGACTATTTGCCGTTTGGTgatttaaaatagataaaattatgattatgatattgGTAAGTCAAGCAATAGAAAGagtattaaagaaaaaaaatagtaaaagtGGGCCGTTTGAGAAGAAAGTGAGCCAGATGGGCCCAAGATGTTTTTGGCAGGATAATACGTCAATCATATACGCTGGCACCGGCAGGCTAGGCACGCCATTCACTACTTTCCCAAACTTTCATTTTTTGGCCCTCACACTAAGCCATTGATGACATTTCCGGTCCttacacaaaaaataaagtGATTTTGAATATTGATTAATGGTTTTGTACTTTTGTTCTGTGTAGGTGGCTATCTATGAAGGATTTAAGCATGTAGTAGTTCCATGGAAGAAGAAACCGAAGAAGGAAAGCGTCGATAGTCTTTGAATTGATTGTCTACCACGTGATGCCGTGATCATTTGATCTGGTTCATCTAGACTCGAAAAGAGCTATGTTAACCAAATGGGAGATGTTTGTCGTGTAATTTGATACAAAATGTGTTATgtaaattcattattattgtcttTGTGTGTTATGAAGGTATAATATCAAGATTAGCATTTGTTCGTTGttctttcatttcattccatgaTATAGAAATAGACTTGGGTGAGTTTACGTAGGGCTGTAAAAGAACTGAATAATTCATGAACCGTTCGACGAGAagttcgttcgtgttcgttcgtttagttaaacgAACGAAAATGAACAAAGCTCTtgttcgttcatttacgttCGTGAACATTTAATAATTTGTTCGTGAACGTTCGTTCATTTATGCTCATGAATAGTCGTTCGTGAAcaatagtttgtttatgttcgtgaacatttgttcgttatgttcatttacaaatataaatatttgctttatataatatatatatttttagtacctaactatttaaaaaaaagtttaaataaaaatacgtaatttataaatatttcgttcgtttgttttcgttcattagtgttcgttcgtttgtgttcgtgaacagtcgttcatgaacacaaacgaacgaacatgaacaagttaTTTTGTTCGTTTATTtgttcgtgaaccgttcgttaagttaaacgaacgaacatgaacaaggtcacgttcgtgttcgttcggttCATTTACAGTCCTAAGTTTACCCAAGGTTTCAAGTTCGAGTCTTGGGGTTCTTATTTCAAAGAAATTTTCCATGAGGAAGCGGTGAACTCTAAAAAATCTCTAGTTAAAATTGCCTGGAACACGTTTGAATCgaaaattacttaaaaaaaataataatatagaaataGACGTGGCATAGAATGGAGGCGTCAATTCAGGAGTTATGTATGCATAAAAACCAATGAGTTTATATACAAGTTCATATGAAATTTACACtacttttattttaagttacggagaaagttttttttatttatttttaaagtatgATTTAGATAgatatgtaattatgtttaaaaaaattgaatatatatgtaaatctccCGACGGATATTGTTGAGCCCATTTTGTGAACTTACAAAAAGTGAAATCAAATTGTCATTTTATTAGCCTATTTTGTAGCATTTATTGTTGTGGGATAGGGTTTGCAAAAGGAAGACACTAAAGTTAGGCGTAAATTAATGAAGGCACGTAGAGAATAGGAGGTGTGATGTGTTTATTTATGCGTAGGGATTATAGCATCAAGGTTCTCTATCAATGGTGACCCAATATAGTTATGAGTGGGCACATATTGGCCAAAACCAATAAAATCAAGTAAACAAGATCAGCTGGAATGGTTGATCATGTTTTTGAGTGTGTATCTATAACCATCCTAATTTTTCCAAgctctatttattttttttgatggGTGTTTAGATTAATCCAAAAGTCAAGATCATCTCTataactttactagtaaagttaatTTCAACTTTATAAAAGATTACAGCCTTCCAATCTTCTTATATACTCGTAGGCTCGTAGCCCATTGCAAACTTATGCACTTTGTCCTTCAAAAAAGGTAGAAATGATTGGGTTTTGAAAAGTGGAACGACTTGCGCCATACGACATGTGGCGTAAGGaagtgttgtatatatatagaggaggaagagaaaaaaaaaataaaaatcagatTCCATGTACTCTTCTCGGTCCACGCAAAAGTCGAAGAAATAAAGGGCGACCTGTGTGGTTCGTCCAGGGGGCGGTTCGCCCAAAGGGGTGGGCGTTGGGGGCGACTTTGGGCGAAAAAAGGCTGGTTCGTCCCCACTCCCTTCAGTTTTAGTTAAGCAATGATAATATGCTATAAAAGAACATCAATCTTTTTGCTGACATGCTCTTCTATAGATGATCTAATGCTCCCTCTTAGTTGCAGATGCCCATCATGGCATCATGCGCTTTATGCTCTGGGAGACGCACGTGCTACAATGGCCAGTGGAAAGAGTCGCGATATCATTATTAGTACTGGCCTAATAATTATTtgctttctttttctctcttttttccgGCTAACTTCCTTCGAGATGGAcacattacaatttacaaatatgCTTTCTTAGTTCTACACTGTTTGGGTGAGAATCAAGCATCACTACAATCATCATTAGAACCGGCACAAAATCAGGCGtctgtttttaatatttttttagtttagaaCTTATATAAGGTCCACATTTCTTGGGCCAGACTACTTTTTAATGGATATTATGGATTCGGCTTGTTGATATTTACTGTGGCAAAAGTAAGAACATTGAAGACTCAACTTACTATGGCTCTACCTGGTCACattgtattgtattgtattgtaCTTTTTGGTTAATTTGGAATGGTTCAGCTTAATCCGCTTTAATACGTCGAGGTTACTAGTTTGATGCACACATTTATTCCTAAACTGAGCCAAATGGAAGTATGGAACCACACAAAACAGAGAGGGATCCTGTTTCGATTACCAGGAAACGTCGTGTCTGACTCTGATGTACGCGGCTTAACCGCTATTTCCGTGACTGTTTtctataaaatgtttttttaccATCCCAAGATCTTTATTCACTGATGTTCGAAACACTTATAAGACCTTCCAGGATGCCTTACCACTTGGCCAAATCAAACCATACATACGTCTAATATATGCTACTCTAACTGGTACGCCTCTAAACTctctacatatacatataacaaagAGTGTTGCCTAACCAATGTCGGAAACTTAAAATCTTATAGAAATTCCTTACGATGACCTGTAATGTTGAATCAAGAATTCAAGACTTTGATATCTTAAACAATAAAATGTCAACATGCCAAAATGCCCAGAACAAGGCTTCAAACTTCAAAGAAAAAGTTGGATTGAGAATGACTGTACAAAAATGAGTGATGGAGTGAAAGAAACAAATCTTGATCAATATAAACACAATAGAAGACTTCACAAATTCATTTCCCCCAAGTTCAGATAAAAACACAATCCTTACTAAAGAATGAAAAATATGGACATGAATGAACCTAACCAAAGCATTGATAATCAACTGACCCAATCTTGAAATTGACCCGAAAGATGAAACAACTATACATGTATGCCTATTAAAGAACCTAACTTTGTACACTATCTTTGAGCACTAAATCAACATCCATCCAACTGTCCACCCAAGAAGCAAACCAGCACTAACTATCCCCAAACCCATAACAAAAACAACAGCATATTTTCTTATATCATGTTCATATAGCCCAAACCCACGTCTAGTTAGTGATCTTTTTCTCTTTGAAGGTGCCGCCTTCTTCAAATTCTTGTGTAGTTTTCCACTTTTGGAAGGCATTGGATTGCTAGTTTTACTCTTCATTTGGTAACAAAGGTTTTCAAGCTGTAGAAGATAGACCCATTGCCTGTATGCAAACAATTGTGATGCTTGCCTAAATAGGAGCTTGATTACATGCTCTTTCTCTGCATATGCTTGTTTGGCTGCATTTTCTGCTTCTCGTGCACGTGTTTGAGAATGACATAGGGCTTTTAATATCATTGACTTGCTCGAGTCAATTTCACTGACGGGCTTGCTTTCAACACGCTGCACTTGAACTTGTGAAATGCCATTTTgacaacatttgattttttgttgCTTTGAAATCAAACCCTTCTGCATA
The sequence above is drawn from the Erigeron canadensis isolate Cc75 chromosome 4, C_canadensis_v1, whole genome shotgun sequence genome and encodes:
- the LOC122598064 gene encoding uncharacterized protein LOC122598064, coding for MAAAEARAVWQRTANRYIIQEDAKRAPKLACCPSSSSLISKVDTKQDITTYVYDGFLLQDDKSFYSNLSGESIWWLQSQPDYIHQRGLSLTGEQVSALEGPESHQFVENQDVCSINSGSKESYEFVDMGSVEIPWLQKAEKDHFDPLFPIKSHDFIKNCDLSKPMQKGLISKQQKIKCCQNGISQVQVQRVESKPVSEIDSSKSMILKALCHSQTRAREAENAAKQAYAEKEHVIKLLFRQASQLFAYRQWVYLLQLENLCYQMKSKTSNPMPSKSGKLHKNLKKAAPSKRKRSLTRRGFGLYEHDIRKYAVVFVMGLGIVSAGLLLGWTVGWMLI